The Sinomicrobium kalidii region TCCCGTTCGGGTAATGATTTTACTTGACTCAAATGTATGTTATTGATTATCTGATTGTAAGGGGGTATTTCCCCTTTTTTAAACAACTTTTCTTACGGTTTGTTCTTAAATATAATTTTCAGGAGTTGTTTTTTTAAAATATTTAATCAATAAATTATTTTTAATTAATTATTGTAGTTGTTTTTGGTTTTATAGTTTTTAATATGAAAGTTAAATCTAATATTTGCCTCATAATTGGAAACTAAAATAATAAGAGTTATGTGCGGAATATTAGCAGTGATAAACGGAACATACGATCAGGAAGGTAGGAGTATAGACAGGAAACCTGTGTTGGACACCGGGCTGATCAGGGAAATGTCGAAGAAAATGGGTCACAGAGGACCGGACGAAAGCGATCTGCATCTCACCGAAAACGGACACATCCTGAGCCACGAAAGGCTCTCTATTATTGACCTGCATACCGGAAAACAGCCCATTCAGGGGACAGATACCGCCTGGATGGTACACAACGGAGAAATATATAACCACCGGGAATTGAGGGAGACTACCCTGAAAGGACATAGCTTCAGGACGACTTCCGATTCCGAAGTGATTGTACACCTGTATGAGGAGTTCGGTTACGATTTCTGCAATAAACTGGACGGTGTTTTTGCCTTTGTAGTGATAGACGGCGATGATTTTATTGCGGGAAGGGACCCTATAGGAGTGAAACCCCTCTATTACGGAACGGATGCCGAAGGCCGGATGTATTTTTCTTCCGAGATGAAGACCATAGCCGATCAGTGTGTGGAGTTTTCCGCTTTTCCTCCCGGGCACTTCTACACACCTAAAACAGGTTTTGTACGCTATTTTGCCCCGAAGTGGTTCGATTATGAGACGGCTACCGAGAAACTGGACCTCACCAAACTTCGCGAAAGCCTTATCGATGCAACCAAAAAACGGTTGATGAGCGATGTGCCCCTCGGGGTGTTGCTTTCCGGCGGACTTGATTCCTCGCTGACTTCCTCCATCGCCTGCAGGTTGATGGAAGGTACCGGGCAAACGCTGCATTCGTTTTCCATAGGACTGGATGCCGAGGCACCTGACCTTATCGCTGCGCGAAAGGTAGCAGAATACCTGGGGACGGAACACCATGAAATATACTTTACCATAGAAGAGGGCATAGAAATACTGGAAAAACTGGTATGGCATCTGGAAACCTATGATGTTACCTCCATAAGGGCGTCCACCCCGATGTATTTTATGAGCAAGGCCATTACGGATTTGGGGGTAAAAGTTGTACTGAGCGGTGAAGGGGCCGATGAGATCTTCGGAGGCTACCTGTACTTCAGGAATGCACCTACTCCCGAAGATTTCCAGAAAGAGACCATAGACAGGGTACAGCGACTGTCAACAGCCGATTGTCTCCGGGCAGATAAAAGTACCATGGCTCACGGATTGGAAGCCAGGGTGCCATTCCTCGACAAGGCTTTTCTACAAACTGCCATGGAAATCGAACCGGAGCACAAGCAACCGAAGACCTATGACGGTATAGAAAAGTACATTTTGCGAAAAGCTTTTGATACTCCGGAACGTCCTTTCCTCCCGGATGAGGTGCTGTGGAGGCAGAAAGAACAATTTTCCGACGGTGTGGGCTACAACTGGATAGATACGCTGATAGCACATTGTGCTTCCCGGGTCACTGATGAAGAAATGGCCAAAGCAGCTGAAAAGTTCCCCGTAAACACACCTGCTACCAAGGAAGCGTATTTTTACCGGGAGATATTCCACAAACATTTCCCGCAGGAGAGTGCAGCCAGAACAGTAAAACGATGGGTACCCAAATGGCAGGAAAACACTGACCCCAGCGGACGGGCCAACGCCGCCCATGTCAAGGCGGACACCTCGATTGCGCTGGAAGAAAAGGCCAAAGCAGCCTTGTAAGGATAAGAATACGACCAACCATTACATGAGGAATTGCCCGGGGAGAGATGCCTTTCCGGGCAATTTTGTTTGTGTATACCAAAAATTCCTTTTTTCAGCTAATGGAAGGAATTCGAATCAGGATCAAAGGTTGTGGTTTTTTACTTGTTGTAAGTTTCCGGTTTTGGTTTTGCCACGGATACACGAATGTTTTTCGGGCTGAATGTTGTATGTGAGGCTGATACGTTGTAAACCCCGGATTGTTTCCGGTTTCCTGCTTATACAAAAAACTAAACCTGTCTGAAAGGTATAACGGTTTCGGCAGGCTGTGAAATTGCACTTTAGTTATTTGGTTATTCAGGCATCACGCATGAGCTCAATAACTCATCCTGTTAACCCAATAACAACCACTGTAACGAAAAGGAACCATTTCATAAATCGCAAGTCGTACCTCTTATGTCTTATCCCCAAATAGTTCAGGGAAACTATCACGATTCTTCATAAAGTAGGTATTTCGCTCTTACCTTTCTGAACATTTCCAGTCCTTTTTTCCAACTGTTTCGGATTTTCGCCTCCGGCATACCCGCCTCGATTTGTTGTTGCAGGACTTCGGTTCCGGCGAGTTTTACGAAGAAATTATTAAAGAAGTCATCTTTGTTCGCGGTGTTGTTGTATGCCTTTATAAGCCATTTCAGTTCAAGGCGGTTCAGTCTTTCGGCCCGCGACAGGTCTTCCCCGCGGCACAACACACCGTTGTGTTCCGGGTTTTTCGCTCCGAAATTGGGACGGGGTGTGAAATAGTAATCGTATTCCGATTCAGGCAGGTGCGGAGAGCCGTAAACCTGGAACTGTTTCTCCGTTCCCCGCCCTTCGCTTACATTCGTTCCTTCAAAAAAACAAAGGCTCGGATACAAATTGACCGCCTGTGCATTCGGCAGGTTGGGCGATGGTTTTATCGGGAGGTCATAGGGCATGTCCTTGGTGTAATTGTCACAGGATACAACCTGCAACCGGCACTGTATGCCTTTGGTAAGCCATTTTTCCCCGTTGATCATGCGTGCATATTCACCTATGGTCATGCCATGGGCTACGGGAATGGGGTGCATCCCCACAAAACTTTTGTATTCCGGGTTCAGTACGGGGCCGTCCACAAAATGACCATTGGGGTTCGGGCGGTCCAGCACAATTAATGGTTTGTCGTTTTCCGCACAGGCTTCCATAACGTAATGCAAAGTGGAAATATAGGTGTAAAAACGCACTCCTACGTCCTGAAGGTCAAAAATGACAACGTCGATATCCGCCAGTTGTTCTGCCCCCGGTTTCCGGTTTTTTCCGTAGAGTGAGATCACGGAAAGTCCTGTTTTCGGGTCCTTGCCGTCCTTTATTTTTTCACCTGCGTCTGCCGTACCCCGGAAGCCGTGTTCGGGTGCGAACACTTTCCGCACATTTACACCGCGTGATACGAGACTGTCAACAAGGTGGGTATAATTCCGGTTGTTGTTATCCCTGAAGATAATGCTGGTAGGGTTGGCCACTATGCCCACGCGTTTATCCCTGATAAGCGGCAGGTATTCTTCTGTACGGTTGGCTCCGACCGCTATGGCCGCTTCTGGAGGGGCGGGTTTTTGTGAAGGCCGGGAAGAGGCATTGTTGCCACATGAAGTGGTCAGGAAAAGGAAGACCAATAGTTTAATACAACGGGTTTGTGTGCTGTTACGGACGGATGCTTGTCCTTCACTGAAAGCCTTCCCGATAATTTCGCGGCAAAACCGTAATAAAAATGTATTTTTGGAGTTTGTAAACCAAAAAGATTCGTTGAATTTAGAGTTTTTCATAGCGAAACGCATTATCAGGTCCAAAGACCATAAAAGTAGTGTATCGGCACCAATTATAAAAATTGCCATTACAGCTATTGTAATAGGTCTTGTTATGATGCTGGTAGCCATAGCCACCGGTATCGGGCT contains the following coding sequences:
- the asnB gene encoding asparagine synthase B; this translates as MCGILAVINGTYDQEGRSIDRKPVLDTGLIREMSKKMGHRGPDESDLHLTENGHILSHERLSIIDLHTGKQPIQGTDTAWMVHNGEIYNHRELRETTLKGHSFRTTSDSEVIVHLYEEFGYDFCNKLDGVFAFVVIDGDDFIAGRDPIGVKPLYYGTDAEGRMYFSSEMKTIADQCVEFSAFPPGHFYTPKTGFVRYFAPKWFDYETATEKLDLTKLRESLIDATKKRLMSDVPLGVLLSGGLDSSLTSSIACRLMEGTGQTLHSFSIGLDAEAPDLIAARKVAEYLGTEHHEIYFTIEEGIEILEKLVWHLETYDVTSIRASTPMYFMSKAITDLGVKVVLSGEGADEIFGGYLYFRNAPTPEDFQKETIDRVQRLSTADCLRADKSTMAHGLEARVPFLDKAFLQTAMEIEPEHKQPKTYDGIEKYILRKAFDTPERPFLPDEVLWRQKEQFSDGVGYNWIDTLIAHCASRVTDEEMAKAAEKFPVNTPATKEAYFYREIFHKHFPQESAARTVKRWVPKWQENTDPSGRANAAHVKADTSIALEEKAKAAL
- a CDS encoding exo-beta-N-acetylmuramidase NamZ family protein, which gives rise to MKNSKFNESFWFTNSKNTFLLRFCREIIGKAFSEGQASVRNSTQTRCIKLLVFLFLTTSCGNNASSRPSQKPAPPEAAIAVGANRTEEYLPLIRDKRVGIVANPTSIIFRDNNNRNYTHLVDSLVSRGVNVRKVFAPEHGFRGTADAGEKIKDGKDPKTGLSVISLYGKNRKPGAEQLADIDVVIFDLQDVGVRFYTYISTLHYVMEACAENDKPLIVLDRPNPNGHFVDGPVLNPEYKSFVGMHPIPVAHGMTIGEYARMINGEKWLTKGIQCRLQVVSCDNYTKDMPYDLPIKPSPNLPNAQAVNLYPSLCFFEGTNVSEGRGTEKQFQVYGSPHLPESEYDYYFTPRPNFGAKNPEHNGVLCRGEDLSRAERLNRLELKWLIKAYNNTANKDDFFNNFFVKLAGTEVLQQQIEAGMPEAKIRNSWKKGLEMFRKVRAKYLLYEES